In Rubrobacter radiotolerans DSM 5868, a genomic segment contains:
- a CDS encoding glycosyltransferase family 2 protein, producing the protein MNPPLDTPRTTVVLPARDEADRIIATLTALANIPGVEEIVVVDDASTDNTKKLSEGFGARTVRTDGRGGKGGAMLSGLALVGREFPGTEVVLFCDADLGETAGELEVLLLAAGDGARAAIAAFPASVAGGGGFGFVKRFARRGIHARTGFLAAEPLSGQRAVALGDALALPGIAPGFGAEVGMTLDLISRGVRPVEVPVDLNHRATGKTLRGFAHRARQGRDVVRALRGARLPWPDGSPPVPGGGRG; encoded by the coding sequence GTGAACCCTCCCCTCGACACGCCGCGCACCACCGTCGTCCTGCCCGCCCGGGATGAGGCCGACCGCATCATCGCCACCCTCACGGCCCTCGCGAACATACCCGGCGTAGAGGAGATCGTCGTCGTAGACGATGCAAGCACCGATAATACCAAAAAGCTTTCGGAGGGTTTCGGGGCGCGGACGGTCCGGACCGACGGTCGCGGGGGGAAGGGTGGAGCGATGCTTTCGGGGCTTGCGCTTGTCGGGCGGGAGTTTCCGGGGACGGAGGTCGTTTTGTTTTGTGATGCGGACCTCGGGGAGACGGCGGGGGAGCTTGAGGTGCTTCTTCTGGCCGCGGGGGACGGGGCGCGGGCTGCGATCGCGGCCTTCCCGGCCTCGGTCGCCGGGGGCGGTGGGTTCGGGTTCGTAAAGCGGTTTGCGCGGCGGGGGATACACGCGAGGACCGGGTTTCTCGCCGCGGAGCCCCTCTCCGGGCAGCGGGCCGTTGCGCTTGGAGACGCCCTCGCCCTGCCCGGCATAGCGCCGGGCTTCGGAGCCGAGGTTGGGATGACGCTGGACCTGATCTCCCGCGGAGTGCGGCCGGTCGAGGTCCCCGTAGACCTGAACCACCGCGCGACCGGGAAGACCTTGCGTGGCTTTGCGCACCGCGCCCGGCAGGGGCGCGACGTTGTCCGCGCCCTGCGCGGCGCGCGCCTCCCGTGGCCCGACGGAAGCCCGCCGGTCCCCGGTGGGGGTCGGGGCTGA
- a CDS encoding copper transporter yields MPDLRYHLISLISVFLALAIGILLGVAVADQGVVSSGLEAQITDIEERFSEQQAAIAERDEQIARLQERTAGDEALMLGMSESLISDRLLGLEVAVVSGPYTDPATTDSALDALAGAGANVTSVEELPPPQDSEVTSAEGEATTPVELDYLSLAEVIASESGDADTPPQAVVFVGGGGVPPEAPPGTLEALNGAKAGVFDLWLDAGLRVVAVESSAAERSEIELFQSASLPSVDNVDTAAGRAALVELLASEDDGSYGTKETASDPFPPPE; encoded by the coding sequence TTGCCCGATCTCCGGTATCACTTGATCTCCCTCATAAGCGTCTTTCTCGCCCTCGCCATCGGCATCCTCCTTGGGGTCGCCGTCGCCGACCAGGGCGTGGTGAGCAGCGGTCTCGAAGCTCAGATAACGGACATAGAGGAACGCTTCTCCGAGCAGCAGGCGGCCATCGCCGAACGCGACGAGCAGATCGCCCGCCTCCAGGAGCGCACCGCAGGGGACGAGGCGCTCATGCTCGGCATGTCGGAGTCGCTTATCTCCGACCGGCTGCTCGGCCTCGAGGTCGCGGTCGTCTCTGGTCCCTATACGGACCCTGCAACAACCGACAGCGCCCTCGACGCCCTCGCCGGGGCCGGGGCGAACGTAACGAGCGTCGAGGAGCTTCCGCCTCCGCAGGACTCGGAGGTGACCTCAGCCGAAGGCGAGGCGACAACGCCGGTAGAGCTCGACTACCTCTCGCTCGCGGAGGTCATCGCCTCGGAGTCCGGCGACGCTGATACGCCGCCGCAGGCCGTTGTCTTTGTAGGGGGCGGCGGGGTCCCGCCTGAGGCTCCTCCGGGGACGCTAGAAGCCCTCAACGGGGCGAAGGCCGGGGTCTTCGACCTCTGGCTCGATGCGGGCCTTCGCGTTGTCGCCGTCGAGTCCTCCGCCGCGGAGAGGTCCGAGATCGAGCTCTTCCAGAGCGCGAGCCTCCCCTCCGTAGACAACGTCGACACCGCCGCCGGTCGCGCCGCCCTCGTCGAACTGCTCGCCTCCGAAGACGACGGCTCCTACGGCACGAAGGAGACCGCCTCCGACCCCTTCCCGCCCCCCGAGTAA
- the steA gene encoding putative cytokinetic ring protein SteA gives MSPNGGVTGDEVPEGFRLTGRAVVGRKTKDLIGRLSEETVAIIHHENLDRVTAESLVDSGVRAVVNAARSATGVYPNQGPFILTRAGIYILDGVGEAAFEGIGEGDEVELRGDELFKGGKLVARGQHLGEEAAERRLRESRAAVGDALESFAKNTVEFMHVERDLLFSTLEVPPEVAKEIRGRQVLIVVRGYDYRQDLVALRPYIRGEKPYVIAVDGGADALLENNFKPDLLFGDMDSVSERGIRASRRVLVHAYPDGSAPGLERVRKAGVESARTLPAPGLSEDIAILIAEQCEAELIVAVGTHVGLVEFLDKGRKGASSTFLTRLKVGPRLVDAKGVSKLYPTRVSPVMLLALVLAALIVTTAIVYSSQQMRDIFNLLAIKLRLLLGI, from the coding sequence TTGTCGCCCAACGGAGGGGTGACCGGCGACGAGGTCCCGGAGGGGTTCAGGCTCACGGGGCGGGCCGTTGTCGGGCGCAAGACAAAGGACCTTATCGGGCGTCTGAGCGAGGAGACGGTCGCGATCATCCACCACGAGAACCTCGACCGGGTCACGGCCGAGTCGCTCGTCGATTCTGGGGTCCGGGCGGTCGTGAACGCGGCCCGCTCGGCGACCGGGGTCTACCCGAACCAGGGGCCGTTTATCCTGACGCGGGCCGGGATCTACATCCTCGACGGCGTCGGGGAGGCGGCCTTCGAGGGGATCGGCGAGGGAGACGAGGTCGAGCTCCGGGGGGATGAGCTCTTCAAGGGCGGCAAGCTCGTTGCTCGCGGCCAGCACCTCGGGGAGGAGGCGGCCGAGCGCAGGCTGCGCGAGAGCCGGGCGGCGGTCGGGGACGCCCTTGAGAGCTTTGCAAAGAACACCGTCGAGTTCATGCACGTCGAGCGGGACCTGCTCTTCTCTACGCTGGAGGTGCCTCCGGAGGTCGCAAAGGAGATCCGCGGCCGGCAGGTCCTCATCGTCGTGCGGGGTTACGACTACCGGCAGGACCTTGTCGCCCTCAGACCCTACATCCGGGGCGAGAAGCCGTACGTGATCGCGGTCGACGGCGGGGCCGATGCGCTCCTCGAAAACAACTTCAAGCCCGACCTTCTCTTCGGCGACATGGACTCGGTCTCGGAGCGGGGCATCCGCGCCTCGCGCCGGGTTCTCGTTCACGCCTACCCGGACGGCAGCGCGCCGGGCCTTGAGCGCGTCCGCAAGGCCGGGGTGGAGTCCGCCCGGACGCTCCCGGCTCCGGGGCTCTCGGAGGACATCGCGATCCTTATCGCCGAGCAGTGCGAGGCGGAGCTTATCGTCGCGGTCGGGACGCACGTCGGGCTCGTGGAGTTTCTCGACAAGGGCCGAAAAGGCGCTTCCTCGACGTTTCTGACGCGCCTGAAGGTGGGGCCGCGGCTCGTGGACGCGAAGGGGGTCTCGAAGCTCTACCCGACGCGCGTCTCGCCGGTGATGCTGCTCGCGCTCGTTCTCGCCGCGCTTATCGTGACAACGGCCATCGTGTATTCTTCGCAGCAGATGAGGGACATCTTCAACCTTCTTGCAATCAAGCTCCGGCTCCTTCTGGGTATCTAG